Proteins from a genomic interval of Bacillus horti:
- a CDS encoding methionine ABC transporter permease, with amino-acid sequence MKVDWSTFWPRIVEATGQTLTMVSLTLLFSSIIGLIFGLLLFVTRRGNILENRLIFILLNLLINIIRPIPFIIFLVAIGPLTRLVVGTTIGTAAAIFPMTIAASFAIARVVENNLVAIDPGIIEAAKAMGASPLQIIFGVLIPETLGPLILGLTFITVALIDFSAMAGTVGGGGLGHLAMTYGYQRFDTSVMVVTVILLIILVQAAQFLGNYLSRRFLRR; translated from the coding sequence GCCACGAATTGTGGAGGCTACAGGACAGACGCTGACCATGGTTTCATTAACACTTCTTTTTTCAAGTATCATCGGTCTCATTTTTGGGCTATTACTGTTTGTTACGCGAAGAGGCAACATCCTAGAAAATAGACTTATCTTTATTCTATTAAATCTCTTAATCAATATTATTCGACCTATCCCTTTTATTATTTTTCTAGTAGCCATAGGTCCTTTGACAAGACTTGTTGTAGGAACAACGATAGGAACGGCAGCAGCGATTTTCCCGATGACGATTGCCGCATCCTTTGCGATTGCACGAGTCGTTGAAAATAACTTGGTTGCTATTGATCCTGGCATCATTGAAGCAGCAAAAGCAATGGGAGCTAGTCCACTGCAAATCATCTTTGGTGTCCTAATTCCAGAAACACTAGGTCCGCTTATCCTGGGACTTACTTTTATAACGGTAGCCCTTATAGATTTCTCTGCGATGGCAGGGACGGTAGGTGGAGGGGGACTAGGACATTTAGCGATGACGTACGGCTACCAGCGCTTTGATACGTCGGTCATGGTTGTAACGGTTATCCTTCTTATTATCCTTGTGCAAGCAGCCCAATTTCTTGGTAACTATTTATCACGAAGATTCCTTCGTAGATAA
- a CDS encoding MetQ/NlpA family ABC transporter substrate-binding protein, giving the protein MKTKFLLTVGLLIGVLALSACGNSSASGDTVEVSIGVTGADGQYWDIIKDKAAEEGISIKLIEFQDYTLPNHALANGEVDINSFQHLAFLSQFNAENNTEIVPIGSTIIAPLGLYSEKFTDLAEIPDGAQIAIPDDPANLGRGLKLLAAAGFIELKEEVGLYPTLTDIVSNSKNIDIVPIVAQQTPRVLPDVAASVINSGIAGQAGLYLEDSIFHDDPYSEEARPYINVFAVNAEDKNNEAYKTIARIYQEQEVIDAVHEDTNGGSIVVDIDASELEKNLNELIEGIK; this is encoded by the coding sequence ATGAAAACAAAATTTTTACTTACTGTAGGATTACTAATCGGGGTTCTTGCCCTAAGTGCATGCGGCAATAGCAGTGCTTCAGGGGATACAGTTGAAGTCTCTATAGGAGTAACGGGTGCTGATGGACAGTACTGGGATATTATTAAGGATAAAGCGGCAGAGGAAGGGATTTCAATTAAACTGATTGAGTTCCAGGATTATACACTGCCTAATCACGCTTTAGCAAACGGAGAGGTTGATATTAACTCCTTTCAGCACTTGGCTTTCCTTAGTCAGTTTAACGCAGAAAATAATACTGAGATTGTCCCGATTGGTTCTACGATTATTGCACCATTAGGATTGTATTCAGAGAAATTCACAGATCTTGCTGAGATTCCTGACGGAGCTCAAATCGCAATTCCAGATGATCCTGCTAATTTAGGGCGTGGGCTTAAGCTACTAGCGGCAGCAGGCTTTATTGAACTGAAGGAAGAGGTAGGCTTGTATCCAACTCTTACTGACATTGTCAGTAATTCGAAAAATATTGATATAGTACCTATAGTAGCTCAACAAACACCACGTGTTTTACCAGATGTAGCGGCCTCTGTCATTAACAGTGGTATAGCTGGGCAAGCGGGGCTTTACTTAGAAGACTCAATTTTTCACGATGATCCGTACAGCGAAGAAGCAAGACCTTATATTAACGTATTCGCTGTAAATGCTGAAGATAAAAATAATGAAGCCTATAAAACGATTGCTAGAATCTATCAGGAGCAAGAGGTCATTGACGCTGTGCATGAGGATACAAACGGTGGAAGTATAGTGGTTGATATAGACGCTAGTGAACTGGAAAAAAACTTAAATGAACTGATTGAAGGGATTAAGTAA